A genomic stretch from Telopea speciosissima isolate NSW1024214 ecotype Mountain lineage chromosome 7, Tspe_v1, whole genome shotgun sequence includes:
- the LOC122668454 gene encoding uncharacterized protein LOC122668454 codes for MLSMVNRSFTILLVMRGWNGRKVMKPAMATEYIPSPKKNKQKSSPRKRHNKKTGRERDLYRKNYFHACESLLTLILEKRQGKTAILSLKKSGPELPELLNQFSAGIAGTGLAVIFSVVCKVVGGRTPFCASKLLNTGFGFGLVWLSWYENDRERLSQTAHIVWKLEMGLADKLNVGAVMLQKAFGLVDLMLWQLTWLITSGRKGLKEAQQQGFSAVVELKDIAIRKGLKEAQQQGFSAVQPRSDAQTVVESNIIKGNMDHPSPQSIEGGGGIRLPIDNKLSDNWGSGGTDTIFEPQRDSSSAEPGSSRTTVNAPEKKLTLFALQVAVLEKMATGLGTMGFIWATVVLLGGYAIKLSKIDFWIITIILLIEGARIFSRSHELEWQHQSTWTIADASIHSFRALKSSSHLIVRAMKGIRGSISKHQSRELKEKTNDERPSNRSTRTWISSEVPLLPYASRFFLSRNISKLFYWLQLLSALACITLSVVRLLQLSHGNAIEPSPENRNHKSALIVFYGLALAESFLSLLEKAYWEWTITYRKLLEEVNNECDLRSSGMISIQRFFYDAYSECINGSIFDGLKLDLVSFATELLASDSSDEQLIGARILQKFSTNRQFSDDTLQKIGTSTLVIERLVEMLYWKNPQEAEIRQAAANIVSKLAGKKQNSLRVAGIPGAMESIASLLYTQRSSEGASDEILEKKIVYDRENYEFSVFNQLGLTILKKLARDNDNCEKIGNTRGLLPKIIDFTHTGERLLKNSHDRDNRILAVKRSLQALKLLARTSGTVGKQLRQEIMEIVFTVSNIREILKHGEAYPMLQNLGIEILTSLAFEEEAREKIGSTGGIIKELLRIFFLERNPEDQYHVRVAAGEAITMLAMENDRNCSRILNQEVLTKLMGALKDSALRINSARILRNLLTYAGQDCFVQLKEVSAAAPTVLKAIMSEENKLQEVMLGLAIQVFRFMTPQEASIALNQNGIDEGKLAMKLLKILKLYQYPLAKVPRIRRFAIELAIWMMTNNKATVRTFKVLGMEEELEILRETTSEIESFNIFSGTVGLCRHDIAIHSLVDNALELLADG; via the exons CATTCCCAGCCCTAAGAAAAATAAGCAAAAGTCATCACCAAGGAAGAGACACAATAAGAAaacagggagagagagggatctCTACAGGAAGAACTACTTCCATGCTTGTGAAAGCCTTCTGACCTTAATTCTGGAGAAGAGACAGGGGAAGACTGCGATCCTCTCACTCAAAAAATCAGGGCCCGAACTGCCAGAACTTCTAAATCAGTTCTCAGCTGGAATTGCTGGAACTGGTCTTGCTGTTATCTTCTCAGTCGTCTGTAAGGTCGTAGGTGGGAGGACTCCCTTCTGTGCATCAAAGCTCTTGAATACTGGATTTGGATTTGGGCTAGTTTGGCTCTCATG GTATGAGAATGATAGGGAAAGGCTTAGTCAGACCGCTCATATTGTGTGGAAACTTGAGATGGGACTAGCTGACAAGCTTAATGTCGGGGCAGTAATGTTGCAGAAAGCTTTTGGGCTAGTTGACCTAATGTTGTGGCAGTTGACATGGTTAATAACTTCTGGGAG AAAGGGTCTAAAAGAAGCACAGCAGCAGGGATTTTCTGCAGTTGTTGAACTCAAAGACATTGCCATTAGAAAGGGTCTAAAGGAAGCACAGCAGCAGGGTTTTTCTGCAGTTCAACCCCGATCCGATGCTCAAACTGTGGTTGAATCAAATATAATAAAAG GCAATATGGATCATCCTAGTCCACAATCGATAGAAGGTGGTGGGGGCATACGGCTGCCGATTGATAACAAGTTGAGTGATAATTGGGGTTCCGGTGGAACCGACACCATATTTGAACCTCAGAGAGACAGCAGCAGTGCAGAGCCTGGTTCTTCAAGAACAACTGTTAATGCACCAGAGAAGAAGCTGACTCTATTTGCTCTTCAAGTTGCAGTTCTCGAGAAAATGGCTACTGGGCTAGGAACCATGGGATTCATATGGGCAACCGTTGTTCTTCTCGGTGGTTACGCCATTAAACTATCCAAAATTGATTTCTGGATCATCACCATCATACTCTTAATTGAAGGCGCCAGAATCTTCAGCCGCAGTCATGAACTCGAATGGCAACACCAGTCTACATGGACGATAGCAGATGCGAGCATCCATAGTTTTCGAGCACTGAAATCGAGCTCCCATTTGATTGTTCGAGCCATGAAAGGAATTCGCGGGTCAATTTCTAAACACCAAAGCCGAGAACTCAAAGAGAAGACCAATGACGAAAGACCAAGCAATCGGTCGACGCGTACATGGATATCATCAGAAGTTCCCCTGCTTCCATATGCTAGTAGGTTTTTTCTATCTAGGAACATCAGTAAGTTATTCTATTGGCTTCAGTTGTtatcagccttagcttgtataaCGCTTTCAGTAGTGAGGCTTCTGCAGTTGAGCCATGGTAATGCAATTGAACCAAGCCCAGAAAATAGGAACCATAAATCTGCTTTGATTGTCTTTTATGGGTTGGCCTTGGCCGAATCTTTCTTATCTCTGCTAGAGAAAGCCTACTGGGAATGGACGATTACGTATCGGAAATTGCTGGAAGAAGTGAACAATGAGTGTGACTTAAGAAGCTCCGGCATGATTTCCATCCAAAGGTTCTTCTATGATGCCTATTCGGAATGTATTAATGGAAGCATCTTTGATGGCTTAAAGTTGGATTTGGTTTCTTTTGCTACAGAGCTCTTGGCTTCTGATTCCAGCGACGAGCAGCTCATTGGGGCTCGAATTCTTCAGAAATTCTCAACGAATCGTCAATTCTCTGATGATACACTCCAGAAGATTGGCACATCTACACTGGTTATTGAAAGACTGGTGGAGATGTTGTACTGGAAGAACCCACAAGAAGCAGAGATCAGGCAAGCAGCTGCAAATATTGTGTCCAAACTTGCTGGGAAAAAGCAGAACTCTCTTAGAGTTGCAGGGATTCCTGGTGCAATGGAATCAATAGCATCTTTGCTCTACACTCAACGTAGCTCCGAGGGTGCATCTGACGAAATCTTGGAGAAAAAGATCGTTTACGATCGAGAAAATTATGAGTTTTCCGTTTTTAATCAATTGGGTCTCACCATTCTGAAGAAACTTGCACGCGACAACGATAATTGTGAGAAGATCGGTAACACGAGAGGCCTCCTGCCCAAAATTATTGACTTCACACATACTGGAGAAAGGTTGCTCAAGAACAGTCATGACAGAGATAATCGAATATTGGCGGTTAAACGATCCCTGCAAGCGCTCAAGTTGCTTGCAAGAACATCTGGTACTGTGGGCAAGCAGCTGAGGCAAGAGATTATGGAGATTGTTTTCACAGTAAGCAACATCAGAGAAATTCTCAAGCATGGTGAAGCATACCCAATgcttcaaaaccttggaatcgaAATTTTAACTAGTTTGGCCTTTGAAGAGGAGGCAAGAGAGAAGATTGGGAGTACAGGTGGAATCATCAAAGAACTACTGCGAATTTTTTTCCTAGAGCGAAATCCCGAAGATCAGTATCATGTGAGGGTTGCAGCAGGGGAGGCAATTACAATGCTGGCAATGGAGAACGATAGGAACTGCTCTAGGATATTGAATCAGGAGGTACTAACAAAGCTCATGGGGGCACTCAAAGATTCAGCGCTTCGCATAAATTCGGCCAGAATTTTAAGGAATTTACTTACCTATGCTGGCCAAGATTGCTTTGTACAATTAAAGGAAGTCTCTGCTGCTGCACCCACA GTGCTGAAGGCAATAATGTCAGAAGAGAACAAACTACAAGAAGTAATGCTCGGGCTCGCAATACAGGTATTCAGATTCATGACTCCTCAAGAAGCAAGTATTGCGCTTAATCAGAATGGAATTGATGAGGGCAAATTAGCAATGAAACtcctgaaaattttgaaattgtaccaatacCCATTGGCCAAAGTTCCTAGAATAAGGCGGTTTGCGATTGAGCTAGCAATTTGGATGATGACAAACAACAAAGCAACGGTTCGAACTTTCAAGGTTCTTGGAATGGAGGAGGAGCTTGAGATTCTGAGAGAGACCACATCAGAGATCGAAAGCTTCAACATATTCTCTGGAACCGTTGGACTATGCCGGCACGACATAGCAATTCACTCATTAGTCGACAACGCACTTGAGTTGCTGGCAGATGGATGA